From a region of the Aeoliella mucimassa genome:
- a CDS encoding glutaredoxin family protein, whose amino-acid sequence MQVELYTRQGCHLCDDADRLLRSCGLDPVLIDIDQRPELLSKYTNCVPVVVIDGKVRFRGRIDRRLLERLL is encoded by the coding sequence ATGCAGGTGGAATTGTATACCAGACAAGGGTGTCATTTGTGCGATGATGCCGACCGATTACTCCGCTCCTGCGGCCTTGATCCGGTGTTAATCGACATCGATCAACGGCCCGAATTGCTTTCGAAATACACGAATTGCGTGCCTGTGGTGGTGATAGATGGCAAGGTTCGATTCCGTGGCCGCATTGATCGGCGACTACTAGAACGCTTGCTGTGA
- a CDS encoding DUF1295 domain-containing protein yields MSLFELIQLSAGIVAGYILCFWLVSVPLRNVSIVDIGWGPGFAIVAWGCWWAMPVHQTRAYVLLTLVTLWALRLGVHLTVRNIGEEEDRRYQSMRRKIGPQFWWVSLLTVFALQGVVMWTVALPVVVGLESSYWFGDLQPLHWGGIALWIVGMGFESIGDWQLARFKANTENESQVCDQGLWRYTRHPNYFGDFCVWWGHWLVSLGMWTDAWTVVSPLLMSVLLMRVSGVTLLESDISDRRPAYAEYKRRTSAFFPWFPKAEVPGD; encoded by the coding sequence TTGTCGCTGTTTGAACTCATCCAACTCTCGGCAGGCATCGTTGCCGGCTACATACTTTGCTTCTGGCTGGTGAGCGTGCCGCTGCGCAACGTGAGCATTGTCGACATCGGTTGGGGTCCAGGCTTTGCGATCGTCGCGTGGGGGTGCTGGTGGGCGATGCCAGTTCATCAGACGCGTGCGTACGTTCTACTCACGCTCGTGACCTTGTGGGCACTCCGTTTAGGCGTGCACCTAACCGTTCGGAACATTGGAGAAGAAGAGGACCGGCGTTACCAGTCGATGCGGCGAAAGATCGGTCCGCAGTTCTGGTGGGTGAGTCTGCTGACCGTGTTCGCGCTGCAAGGCGTTGTGATGTGGACGGTCGCGCTGCCGGTGGTTGTGGGGCTGGAGAGCAGTTACTGGTTTGGAGACTTGCAACCGCTGCACTGGGGAGGAATTGCGCTCTGGATCGTCGGAATGGGTTTCGAATCGATCGGCGACTGGCAACTCGCCCGCTTCAAAGCGAATACAGAGAATGAATCGCAAGTGTGCGATCAAGGACTATGGCGATACACACGCCACCCGAACTACTTCGGCGACTTCTGCGTGTGGTGGGGACACTGGCTCGTATCGCTCGGCATGTGGACTGACGCCTGGACGGTCGTCAGTCCACTGCTCATGAGCGTATTGCTAATGCGAGTGTCGGGAGTCACCCTGCTGGAGAGTGATATCTCGGATCGCCGGCCCGCGTATGCGGAATACAAGCGACGCACGAGCGCGTTCTTCCCGTGGTTCCCCAAAGCCGAGGTGCCAGGTGACTAA
- a CDS encoding NAD(P)/FAD-dependent oxidoreductase, whose protein sequence is MSDLLPDSCETLIVGAGVVGLSIAYELVSRGANDVVVIDRQPPALEASWAGAGILPPGSWYDPHPALESLAALSGQLNLQWSTRLVAETGIDNQLRPIGGVHLAKTPTRIAELDAKFAEWRTRGYESDCLSAEELAKLEPGLHTTDVLAGYLVPGESKIDNRLHAAALVAALKQQKVPVCYPQAAKSLDRVDNRQVEVQCESRTIVAQQAIIATGAWSRVWGEQLGIQLRVRPIRGQMLDFEPGLPSLLQRIVHHLGQYLVPREAGRLMVGATVDDVGFDKSTNAAQILELEEFARTTLPSLVGVPIENTWAGLRPASEDGLPYIGRVPDAHNVLVAAGHYRSGLQMASATAVAVADLLAGEQPPIDLTPFSLKR, encoded by the coding sequence GTGAGTGACTTGCTGCCTGATTCTTGCGAAACGCTGATCGTTGGGGCCGGTGTTGTTGGTCTATCGATTGCTTACGAACTCGTTAGCCGCGGAGCGAACGATGTCGTGGTGATCGATCGACAGCCACCTGCGCTTGAGGCCTCGTGGGCTGGTGCTGGTATCTTGCCGCCAGGCTCGTGGTACGACCCACATCCGGCGTTGGAATCATTGGCCGCACTATCCGGACAACTCAACCTTCAATGGAGCACACGGCTTGTTGCGGAAACGGGCATTGATAATCAGCTTCGACCGATCGGCGGTGTGCACCTTGCCAAGACTCCGACGCGCATAGCGGAGCTCGATGCCAAGTTCGCGGAATGGCGCACCCGAGGTTACGAGTCGGATTGCTTGAGTGCCGAAGAACTGGCCAAGCTGGAACCTGGTTTGCATACCACCGATGTGCTCGCTGGCTATTTGGTGCCTGGGGAATCAAAAATCGACAATCGTCTCCATGCGGCCGCCTTGGTGGCGGCTCTCAAGCAGCAGAAGGTACCGGTCTGCTATCCGCAAGCAGCGAAGTCACTCGATCGGGTGGATAATCGACAGGTTGAAGTGCAGTGCGAGTCGAGAACAATAGTGGCCCAGCAGGCAATCATCGCCACTGGGGCTTGGAGTCGCGTGTGGGGCGAGCAGTTGGGAATTCAGCTCCGAGTACGCCCGATTCGTGGCCAGATGCTCGATTTTGAGCCTGGTCTACCCTCGTTGCTCCAGCGCATTGTCCACCACCTCGGGCAGTATCTGGTTCCGCGAGAAGCGGGGCGGTTGATGGTGGGGGCTACCGTGGATGACGTGGGTTTTGATAAGTCGACAAATGCCGCCCAAATTTTGGAATTGGAGGAATTCGCCCGCACTACCTTACCGAGTTTGGTGGGAGTTCCGATCGAAAACACCTGGGCGGGGCTGCGACCGGCGTCGGAAGATGGTTTGCCCTATATCGGGCGGGTGCCTGACGCGCATAATGTGCTTGTAGCAGCGGGCCATTATCGTTCGGGTCTGCAGATGGCAAGTGCGACGGCCGTAGCGGTCGCCGACCTGCTTGCCGGCGAACAACCTCCCATCGACCTTACCCCCTTCTCGCTAAAACGATGA
- a CDS encoding lactate racemase domain-containing protein — protein sequence MTLYYAAGSPEAEFTVDDCREALRSTFAHFGDRHQVLAIPPDYTRLDSQAGMLTCLTHQLLGDRLVDILPALGTHDPMTPQQLRSMFPGIPTKLFRPHRWRTEVTEIGQVPADFVSEATDGIYKKPWPVEVNDLIASRQHDLLLSFGQVVPHEVIGMANYNKNLFVGTGGKRGINESHFIGAVYGMERMMGVADTPLRRILNYAQDTFCGDWPLVYVLTVIGAKPGGGLAIRGLFIGDDVECFERAAELSVKVNFTVLETPPKKFVVYLDESKFHSTWLGNKAIYRTRMAVADGGELVVLGPGVGTFGEDRLIDRLIYKYGYRTTPEVMEAVEQNADLRCNLGAAAHLIHGSSENRFKVTYCPGHLTKEEIEAVGYQFGNLDEMLERYDPEKLEPGPNVVDGEDIYFIPKPALGLWASADRVP from the coding sequence ATGACGCTTTATTACGCAGCAGGAAGTCCCGAGGCGGAATTCACCGTCGACGATTGTCGTGAAGCCTTGCGATCGACCTTTGCTCACTTTGGCGATCGACATCAGGTTCTAGCCATCCCGCCCGACTATACGCGGCTCGATAGCCAGGCGGGCATGCTCACCTGCTTGACGCATCAACTGCTTGGTGATCGGCTAGTCGATATCCTGCCAGCGCTCGGAACACACGATCCGATGACACCGCAACAGCTGAGGAGCATGTTTCCGGGGATTCCGACCAAGTTGTTTCGTCCTCACCGCTGGCGGACCGAAGTGACGGAGATAGGTCAGGTACCAGCCGATTTTGTGAGTGAAGCGACCGACGGCATTTACAAAAAGCCGTGGCCAGTCGAGGTGAACGACCTGATCGCGAGCAGGCAACACGACTTATTGTTGTCGTTCGGGCAAGTGGTGCCCCACGAAGTGATTGGCATGGCCAACTACAACAAGAATCTTTTTGTCGGCACCGGCGGAAAGCGAGGTATCAACGAGAGTCACTTCATTGGTGCTGTGTATGGCATGGAACGCATGATGGGCGTCGCTGATACCCCTTTGCGGCGAATCCTGAATTACGCCCAGGATACATTCTGTGGCGATTGGCCACTCGTGTATGTGTTGACCGTGATCGGCGCTAAGCCGGGCGGAGGCCTGGCGATTCGAGGCCTGTTTATCGGGGACGATGTCGAGTGTTTTGAGAGAGCGGCTGAATTATCGGTAAAAGTGAACTTCACCGTACTCGAAACTCCACCCAAGAAGTTCGTGGTGTATCTCGATGAAAGCAAGTTTCACAGTACTTGGTTGGGGAACAAGGCGATCTATCGCACCCGGATGGCGGTGGCCGATGGCGGAGAACTCGTCGTCCTCGGCCCAGGTGTCGGTACGTTTGGTGAAGACCGCCTCATCGATCGACTCATTTATAAATATGGGTACCGAACGACTCCCGAGGTGATGGAAGCGGTGGAGCAGAACGCCGATCTAAGATGCAACTTGGGGGCCGCGGCCCATCTCATTCATGGATCGTCGGAGAATCGCTTTAAGGTGACCTATTGTCCCGGTCATTTGACGAAGGAAGAGATCGAAGCCGTTGGCTATCAGTTTGGCAATCTAGATGAGATGCTGGAGCGGTACGATCCAGAGAAACTCGAGCCTGGCCCGAATGTGGTGGATGGCGAAGATATCTATTTCATTCCCAAACCAGCCTTAGGGCTCTGGGCAAGTGCCGATCGAGTCCCCTAG
- a CDS encoding pilus assembly protein TadG-related protein, which translates to MFRHRRGALTILAAVFCVVLLGMVAFAVDIGYVLSSKEEIQRTADASALAAAWEFIDRINEGYDPADAQTYARQEANTPSAANFVGTVAPAVDLNPSNTPSGDLVFGYISDFTDPNIPFDTTQPDRFNAVRVKVRRDENVNGELPLFFARIFGNESQAIEAYATAALARDVDGFEIPSDGSWVEILPIALDYDTWVDWKNGVTGSDGYTYNKETGSVAAGGDGRLEVNLYPQGNGSPGNRGMVDIGSNNNSTADIARQIVYGISPEDLAHHGGSLVFDQCGKLYLNGDTGISAGVKDELASIIGDPRVIPIFEEVNGPGNNAIYTIVAWQGIRIMDVKLTGPMRKKHVTIQMAPAVGRGVIPATTVGGSSYVYSPVILIE; encoded by the coding sequence GTGTTCCGCCATCGTCGGGGTGCGTTGACTATTCTCGCGGCTGTTTTTTGCGTGGTGCTGCTCGGCATGGTTGCCTTTGCCGTGGACATCGGCTATGTGCTCTCAAGTAAGGAAGAGATTCAGCGTACCGCGGATGCTTCGGCGCTAGCTGCTGCTTGGGAGTTTATTGACCGCATCAATGAGGGATACGATCCCGCCGACGCACAAACCTACGCTCGTCAAGAAGCAAACACACCGAGTGCTGCCAACTTCGTAGGTACCGTAGCTCCAGCAGTCGACTTGAATCCTAGTAACACCCCGAGTGGTGACCTGGTATTCGGCTATATTTCGGACTTTACCGATCCGAACATTCCCTTTGATACCACGCAGCCGGACCGTTTTAACGCGGTGCGGGTAAAGGTGCGACGCGACGAAAATGTGAATGGCGAGTTGCCGCTGTTTTTCGCTCGGATCTTTGGCAACGAAAGTCAGGCGATCGAGGCCTATGCCACGGCTGCACTCGCTCGGGACGTGGATGGTTTTGAGATTCCTTCCGATGGTAGCTGGGTCGAAATACTCCCCATTGCTCTCGACTACGATACTTGGGTCGATTGGAAGAACGGAGTTACTGGTTCAGATGGCTACACTTACAATAAGGAGACTGGCTCCGTAGCCGCCGGTGGTGATGGTCGTCTGGAAGTAAATCTCTATCCGCAAGGAAACGGCTCGCCTGGTAACCGGGGGATGGTTGACATCGGTAGCAACAACAACAGCACTGCCGACATCGCCCGCCAGATTGTCTACGGTATTTCGCCAGAAGACTTGGCTCACCATGGTGGTAGCCTGGTGTTCGATCAATGTGGCAAGTTGTACTTGAACGGCGATACCGGGATTAGTGCTGGCGTAAAGGATGAACTCGCCAGCATCATCGGTGATCCACGAGTGATTCCGATCTTCGAAGAGGTCAATGGTCCTGGCAATAATGCGATCTATACGATCGTCGCTTGGCAAGGAATCCGTATCATGGATGTCAAGTTGACCGGCCCGATGAGGAAGAAACACGTGACTATCCAAATGGCTCCCGCAGTGGGACGGGGAGTGATTCCTGCGACCACGGTCGGTGGAAGTAGCTACGTGTACTCACCAGTGATTCTCATCGAGTAA
- a CDS encoding DASS family sodium-coupled anion symporter yields the protein MENAPDTGSSVDPLFALRLSVCLIVGAVMWFMPAPEGLNPAAWRTFAVFVATILSFLLRPLPMGASVLLGMLVLAGTGTIATTAQDDWMIKLGLHEDNLVQVSRSPSQPATLVEYHPNYDTKILIRETLVDKTYKQRAQESLEAVLSGFGHTTVWLVVAAFFISGAMIQSGLGRRIALMMVAKLGNTTLGLGYALAAAELVLAPFVPSNTARGGGLMMPIVDSMSKVLGSTPNESPRRAGEYLVLCGAHLNLITAAMFLTGMAANPLVSKAASDILQVEFGWGMWLKGSIVPGLISLGVVPWVLYRLAPPQLSDSHAAQEAVANELNEMGKWSRHQIIMGSVLMVMLFLWATGPIQELLLGGKLHATWVAMSGVLTLVVAGVLPYEKVTGNSSAWDTLLWLGGLVAMADALKATHFVDWFAEQVQANLGGITGIMAAVLLAVIYFYSMYGFSMLTGHILAFTGVFFAVAGDMSVPPLVMIALVAYFSNLCGCTTNYSTGPVVIYFGQGYVPIRRWFWIGFVMSLLHLLVWLGPGLLWWKLLGWW from the coding sequence ATGGAAAATGCTCCTGACACTGGTTCCAGTGTTGATCCCCTCTTTGCGTTACGGTTATCGGTGTGCCTGATCGTGGGGGCGGTCATGTGGTTCATGCCTGCTCCCGAGGGGCTGAACCCGGCGGCCTGGCGCACCTTCGCGGTGTTTGTGGCCACGATTCTGAGCTTTCTGCTACGACCATTGCCAATGGGTGCCAGCGTGTTGCTAGGAATGCTGGTGCTGGCCGGCACCGGAACCATCGCCACCACGGCGCAGGACGACTGGATGATCAAACTTGGCTTGCACGAAGACAACCTGGTGCAGGTGTCGCGGTCGCCAAGTCAACCAGCAACGTTGGTCGAGTACCATCCCAACTACGATACGAAGATATTGATCCGCGAAACCCTTGTCGACAAGACCTACAAGCAACGAGCGCAGGAATCGCTTGAGGCGGTGTTAAGCGGTTTTGGTCACACGACAGTATGGCTAGTCGTGGCGGCCTTCTTTATTTCTGGCGCAATGATCCAATCCGGACTAGGGCGGCGGATCGCCTTGATGATGGTGGCCAAGTTGGGTAACACTACTCTCGGCTTAGGGTATGCGCTGGCGGCAGCCGAGTTGGTGCTCGCCCCGTTTGTGCCATCGAACACCGCCCGAGGGGGTGGTTTAATGATGCCGATCGTCGATTCGATGAGCAAGGTATTGGGATCAACACCCAACGAGTCGCCACGCCGCGCGGGCGAGTACTTAGTGCTCTGTGGAGCCCATCTTAACCTTATCACTGCAGCGATGTTTCTAACCGGAATGGCTGCGAATCCCCTGGTTAGCAAGGCTGCCAGTGACATCCTGCAAGTCGAGTTCGGTTGGGGGATGTGGCTGAAAGGAAGCATTGTTCCAGGGCTGATCAGTTTGGGGGTAGTGCCTTGGGTGTTGTACCGCCTGGCACCACCGCAGCTAAGCGATTCGCATGCCGCCCAAGAAGCGGTAGCAAACGAACTGAACGAAATGGGCAAGTGGTCTCGGCATCAGATCATCATGGGCAGTGTGTTGATGGTCATGTTGTTTTTATGGGCGACCGGTCCAATCCAAGAACTGCTACTTGGTGGTAAGCTTCACGCAACCTGGGTAGCGATGAGTGGAGTGCTGACGCTCGTCGTCGCTGGCGTTCTGCCTTACGAGAAGGTGACTGGCAACTCCTCGGCTTGGGATACCTTGCTCTGGTTGGGGGGGCTCGTTGCCATGGCCGATGCTCTCAAGGCAACTCACTTCGTCGATTGGTTTGCAGAGCAAGTGCAGGCCAATCTGGGGGGGATCACCGGCATCATGGCCGCAGTGCTGTTGGCGGTGATCTATTTTTACTCGATGTACGGTTTCAGCATGCTCACCGGGCATATCTTGGCATTTACGGGGGTGTTTTTTGCCGTTGCCGGCGACATGTCGGTCCCCCCATTGGTGATGATCGCTTTGGTGGCCTACTTTTCGAATCTGTGTGGGTGCACCACAAACTACTCGACTGGCCCCGTGGTCATCTACTTTGGACAAGGCTACGTGCCGATTCGTCGCTGGTTCTGGATAGGCTTCGTGATGTCGCTTCTGCACCTGCTGGTATGGCTCGGCCCCGGCCTTTTGTGGTGGAAATTGCTGGGCTGGTGGTAA
- a CDS encoding TadE/TadG family type IV pilus assembly protein gives MFRRLHPTSNRRKARNLTRAVALQRGVAAVEFAVVAPVFFLMVIGFIELGRGLMVQQVLTNASRVGVREAIGLHASEADSRTAAQEYAEGASVPGVTVTISPDPGAASAGTEITVNVSVPYTEVSWVPSPWFLGSTTLEAESVMRKEGFE, from the coding sequence ATGTTTCGTAGACTTCATCCAACCAGCAACCGCCGCAAGGCTCGCAATCTCACCCGGGCAGTTGCTCTGCAACGCGGCGTAGCAGCAGTTGAGTTTGCTGTGGTCGCACCTGTGTTCTTTCTGATGGTCATCGGTTTTATCGAACTAGGCCGTGGGCTGATGGTGCAGCAAGTACTTACCAATGCTTCACGGGTGGGCGTGCGTGAAGCGATCGGGCTGCATGCTTCCGAAGCGGATTCTAGGACGGCCGCCCAGGAATATGCCGAGGGTGCCTCGGTACCGGGAGTCACCGTGACCATATCCCCTGATCCGGGGGCAGCCTCGGCCGGAACCGAAATCACGGTGAATGTATCCGTGCCTTACACGGAAGTGTCATGGGTCCCTTCCCCTTGGTTTTTGGGGAGTACGACGCTTGAAGCCGAATCGGTTATGCGCAAAGAAGGGTTTGAGTAG